The stretch of DNA CCTTTGAGGCGGCGGACTTTTTGGCTTTGGCCGCTGGTACTTACCGCCATGGCTCCATTCTTGGCGGAGGCGGAAAAACCGGGCGGCGTCGCCTGCGGTTGGTGTCGGTTTCTGGAAAAGTGCATGGTGTTACTTTCAGGCTCCCATGGCAGGCGCCGGGACGGACTCGACGATTTGCGCGACGACCTGCTCGGCGGTTTCGCCCTTGAACGCGGTTTCGGCGTTCAAGATGATGCGGTGGGCGAGCACCGGCACCGCAAGATCCTGCACATCGTCGGGGAGCACGTAGTCGCGTGCGTCGGCGGCGGCCCAGATGCGGGCGCAACGGGTCAAGGCCAACGCGCCACGCATGGAGGAGCCCACACGAAGCTTTTCGCTCAGCCTGGTGGCCTCGACCAGGCGTTCGATGTATTCGAGGATGCGGTCGTCGACGCGCACCTCCTTGGCGGTCTTGCGCAGTCTGATGATGTCGTCACCGCTCAAAACTGCGGAAACGGTATCGGCGCGGTCGGTGATGTCGATGTCACGCAGAATGCCGATCGACACGTCGTGGCCGGGGGCGCCGACGGAGGTCTTGATCAGGAAGCGGTCCATCTGGGCCTCGGGCAGTTTGTAAGTGCCGAGCTGCTCCAACGGGTTCTGGGTGGCGATGACGATGAACGGCTGTGGCATCGGGTAGGTCTTGCCGTCGACGGTGGTCTTCTGCTCCTCCATGACTTCCAGCAGCGCGGACTGGGTCTTCGGCGAGGCGCGGTTGATTTCGTCGGCCAGTACGATGGAGGCGAAGATCGGGCCTTCTCGGAATTCGAATTCACCGGATTTCTGGTCGTAGAAGGTCACGCCGACCACGTCGCTCGGCAGAAGGTCAGGGGTGAACTGGATACGCTTGAACGAGGTGGCGATGGAATTGGCCAGGCCTCGCGCCAGCTGCGTTTTGCCGGTGCCGGGGTTGTCTTCCAAGAGCACGTGCCCGCCGACCATCAGGGCCGTGACGCACAGTTTGATGGGTTCGGGCTTGCCGACCACGACCTTGCCGATGTTGTCGACCAAAGCGTCGAAGGAACGCTTGAAATCGAGGATGGAGTCATTCGGCGGTGTGATGATGCTTGAGACCGGCGAGGCCGAGGCATAGGGGGCCGAAAGCGAGTCTTGACTCACGGAAGACGCTGCGGATGGTTGTGCCTGGAAAGTGCTTGCCGGCGCCGACGTCGCGTACGACGCCGAGGATGGCGCCTGATATCCGCTTTGCAGAGCGCTGGTTTGCGGTGTATCTGTGGTCTTGCCGGTAACTGAGTTATCTGCGATGGGCATTGAATTTGTAGCTGCGGGTATTGCCGAGATCGTCGGGGCGATATAGCTGCCGTCGGCTTGGCCGTCCAAGCCCGCGGTTGACGGGTTTTCGGTGGGCAGGACCGGGGATTCGGCGCCGTTGCCGGGCATCGACGTGCTCAGTATGGTTTCCTCCGAAATGGTCTCGTCTTCATTGACGCCGTGAACGGAACTCAGTACTGTGCTGTCGTCGCTTGGATCGATGGTGGTCTGCTCTGGTTTTGGCTGGCCTTTGAACCTGGAACGCTTTGGCAGTGACGGAAACGCGCTTTTGCCGCCGTGCGGGGCTTCGTTGTCTACGCTGGTCGGCGGCAGATGGGTTGCGTCGGAGAGGCGCGTGGCGTCCGAAATGTTCGTCTCATCATTGGATGGGTCGCTCTTGTGTGTGCTCATTGGTTCTCCTTAGATATGGTGATGAGCCGATTGATCGTAACTGATGTATTGATTGTTTTGTCGTCTTGCTTTTCGGGTGCACGAATGTTGCCGCGAAAAGGCACAGCCGATTTCGCGTCGGTATCATTCTTTCCTGTGGCCGGGCTCATCGCGTCGCTCCCTGCTGTTTTGCCGCGATGGCGAGACTGCGTTGCGTGATCATGCGCTGCAGGGTGGGGAAGTAGTCGACAAGGCTTTGCGATTCGACTTCTTCGCCGCCTGACGTACTGGGAGTGGACGTGCTAGGGGAGCTAGGGGAGCTAGGGGAGGACGTGCTAGGTGGACTCGGTGCTGGTGGCAACGGCGCTGGTATGCGAGTTTGGCTGACGGTGTGGTTGGCAGGGTCACCCGTGTTGCTGCTCAATGCAGGGTCGTTTCCGATTACCTCTACTTGCCAGGTATAGCCTTCGCCCGTTGAGGCATCGGGTAGGTCGGAAACGTCAAGCGAGCCATTGATCCAGTTGTATGTCTTTTCCGTATCTCCCGACCAGATATGGATCTGTGTGGTGCCGCCCTGCCCATAGGGATTGATCGAACCGGCGACGGTGATGTGGTCGTGATCCGCCCCCCAGGTCAAGCTGATGTTGGCAAATTTCGCAGGAACCTTATAGGTGAGGTCGCCTGAACTTGTGGCTTGAACCGCGGTCCCGGTGGCATTGTTGAACGTCTGTGCCACGCTTTCGGAACCGCAGTTTTGCCATTCGCCGATCGTGTATTGGTATGAGGTCTTGTCCTTGTCTACCGTGGAGCTGCTGGATCCCGTAATGGCAAATCCGGAGTGTCTCCCATTCGGCTGCCAACTTACCTTGCAGGAATTCCCATTTAGTTTCAATGTGACGTTGGTCGGCGTTTTGACACTATAGCCAGGGGTTATGGAGTTGCTGTCGGCAGATGAGTTGGCGGCGCTCTTTTTCGGTACGACAGTGGCTTTGACGGTCATCGGGTTGCCGTAATCGCCGTCATTCAATTCGAAGGTCGTGCTGGCGGCGTCGCAATCGAAGGATCCCTGACCTTGGATATTGATGCTGTCGCAGCCTGAGTTGCGCATATTGTTCGCCTTGGCCGTCACCTTCATCGTGTTCTCGTCTTTCTGGCTCAAGGTGACGCTAGGCGGATCGGGGTCGCCCCAGGGCGTCCCGGAGTTTGAGGACTCGCCTACCAGCCCATCGCCAGCTCGATTGTGGCCGCGGACCTTCGCGCTGAGGGTGGTTCCATCACTGATGGCACCATTGCTGATGTTGAACGAGATGCTTTGGCTGGTGCCGTTCGTGTGTTTCGACTGGCCGTCGCTCAATGTCACGAGATAGTCGTCGGGCTTCGTTCCGGTATAGCTCGCGGCATCCCAATTGACGGTGACCTTCTGATAATCGCCGGTGACACTGATGCCGCCGGGGGCGTCAGGCACCTTGTCGGGCATGGCGTCGACGCCGTTCGACGGCCTCGACCAGCCGGCCTCGTTCTTGGCACGCACGCTGAAACTGTAGTTCCTGCCGTTCGTAAGCCCTGTGACGTTGCAGGTGGTGACGGCGCCGCACGACTTGGCATTGCCGTCATAATCCACTTCGTAATCGCTGATGGGGCTGCCGTTGGCCGAGCCGGGAGTCCAGCTCAGGTTCACCGCGCCGTCGGCGGGTTGGCCGGCGACCGGGGAAAGAAGCGGCGGGTCGGGCTTGTCGATCACCGAGATGGTGATGGTGGCGCTGACTTCGCGTTCCTTGGTCTTGGTGGCGTCCTGGACGTTGACCACCACGGTATTCGACGAGGCGCCGATGTCGGCGGCAGCATGAATGCCGATGGATCCCCTCGAACCGCAGTCGATCCTGATTTTCGCGGTATCGTCGGCCTGGCAGCTGACCACGGTCAGCGGTGTGTCGGGGAACGGGTTGAACGCGTCGGAGAGAATGTCGACGTTGGTGCTGTCGCCTGCGTTCATGCGCCTGCTGACCCCCGAGATCTTAGCGAGTGGACGTGTGGATTGCACGACTTGCGCGGTGAGTCCCGCCGAAACGGTGCCGTTGGAATATTTGATGGTGATCGGGATGCTTGACATCGACCCTACCGCGGCATCGGTCGGTGCCTTCACCGTCAGCTTGCCGTTGCTCGTCAGATGCGATTCGATGGAGCCGGAGGCCTCGCCGCCGGAATAGCTGTAGTCCGTTTCGTCCTCGTCCAAGCCGCTGGGGGCATGGGTCAGGGCCGTCAGATCGATGGTTTTGGCATCCTCGCCGGCAGCGACGCTGATGGTGGAGGCGGAGAAGGTCGGTGGCGGCACGTTGCGGCCGATGACGGTGATGGGCAGTGTCAGCACGGACGAGTTGATGATCTTGGCCTGCTTCGATCCGTTCTTGTCCTTGCTGTTGTCGTCGCGCTTGCCGTCGGAGACCGTGAACGTGATGGAGGCCGGGCCGGCGTAGTCCTTCGGCGCGGTGAACTTCAGGGTCTGGTCGTTGACGTAATAATCCGAATTGTCGCTTTTGGTGGCACTGATCGAATCCTTGTCGACGTAGGGGGTCTTGCCGGGGCCGACGCGCACGTAATCGGCGAGGTCGATGTTGACGCTGCGCTTGGCGTTGACCTTGATCGGTGGTGCCTTCGGGCGCAGCATAGGCGGGAAAACGCCGTACTGCGGCACCTGCACGAAGGCCGTGGAAGTGACGTGATAGGTGGTGTTCGTCACCGTGTAGGGCACGCTTCTGGCCTCATCGGTAAGGTCGACGGTCACCGTGGTGGACTTCGCCCCGCCCTTGACGTGTGCGTGGTCGGTGGCGGTGGGGTCGATGCCGACCTTTAGCTCATCGGCGGTGCCGGAAGGGTTCGCAATCCATTGCGAGAGATCGACGTCGACGGATTTCTTGTCGAGCGTCGCTGCGGAAGGTACGCGGTAATCATAGGCCGTGGGCGGCTCGATGGGCGCGTTCGGGTCGGTGATCACGGTCAGTGTGGCGGTGTCGGAAAGCCCCGCCTTATCCTTGACCGTATAGACGATATATGACGTTCCCGCTTGAGCCGGCGTCTTGAAGGAGATCATGTTGTTGGCGACGGTGGCCCCGCCGATGCCCTGCATCTGCAGGTTCTTATCGACGTTCAGATCGGTGTTGTCGCCGGAGATGTCGTTCTGCGTTACCGGCACATTGGCTTCCGTGTTGGGTCGCAGCGTCACTTGGTCATCACGCGCGTATACGCCGGAATCCGAAGTGCCCTTGTAGACGCCCACGCGGATCTGGGCCTGGGCTCGCTGGCCGGTCCAATCTTCTACAGCGTAAGAGAAAGTGTCGGTTCCTGACGAATCGCCATAGGCCTCATAGACCATATAGTTTGCTCCGACCTCGTCGATACGTCCCATCTTCGGTGATTTGTCACCCAGGCCGAGCAGGGTGTCGTCGTCGCCGTCGGTGTCGATACCTGTCAGGGTGATGGGGATGCGCACCTTCTGGCCGGCGGCCACCTGGGCCTGCGTGTCCTGTGGGGTGGGGGCTGGCTTGTTGTTGGCGTCCTTGGCGTGCACCGTGATGGTGATGATGCCGGAGGCCGCGTTGCCCAGATTGTCGCGTACCGTATAGGTCACCGGATAGACGCCGGGGGTGTTCGAGGCCTGGTAACGTACGTCGTCGCCGGAGACGAAGACGAGGCCCTTGAAGGTCTTCTTGCTGAACTGAAGGGTGTTCTGCAGTTTCACGGTGGTGCCGTCGGCATGGGAGACATGGTCGATCACATCGACGCTGACGATGCCGCCGGTACGCACGTTGGCGGTGACGTTGGCGGCCTTCGGCGCCGCGTTGGCGGTGGTCAGGGCCGGCGGCTGCAGCACGATGGTGCCGCGGGTCGAACCCGCCGCGTTGGCTACGGTATATGTCAGTTTGACCGGCTTTGTGGGAATCTGACGGGCGGTCATATAGACGCGTTTATGGGCCACCAGTCCGGTTTTGATCCCGAGCTTCGGGTCGACGTCGACCGAAGTGACGGAAAGCACACCGCCCATGGGGTCGGTGTCGTTGTTCAGAGGCTCCACGATGGCGGTGCGGTCGGCCCCCAGCAGTGCCACGTCATTGGCCGCTATCGGCTTGGCGGATTCTCCTGTCACCGGCTGTACTTCCATGCGTGCAAGGCCCTGGGCTTCGATGCTGCCCTGGCTGATGGTGTACGGAACGTAATATGTACCGGGGTTGCTGGCCTTGAAGGTGAAGGAAAGATCGGCGGAATTGGTGGATGTAGTGGTGCCGGTCGGGGTGTTGACCGCCGAAAGCACGGGTGGCTGGGCGCTGGTGCCGTGCACGTATTGCTTGAGTTCGACGGTGGTGGAGGTGTCGGGCGTCGTGTTCTTGGTCACCGCGTCGATCAGCGCCGGCAGTGTATTGGCCGGGCGTACGGAGAAGAAGATAAGCCCGGTTCCGGTGTGCATGCCGTCCGAGACGGTGACTTCCACGCCCACGCGGCCGCCGGTGAGCGATCCGGTGTTGAAGACGAGCTGGCCATCTGCGCGCGTGGAGATGGCGACCTGGTTGTTGTTCTGGGCGACGGCTGAGACGAGTGTCATCGGGTCACCTTCAGGGTCGGTGAAGCTTCCCAGGGCGTTGACGGTGAAGGTGGCTCCCTGCTCCACGTCGTATTCGGGAGGGGTGTCGGTCTGGGCCGGCGGCTGGTTGACTGTCCCGCCGGTGATGGTGAGGTTGACTGTGGCGGAACTGGACTGTCCGCGACCGTCGTTGATTTCATAGGTGAAACTGGTCTTGCCCGGGGTCGCGCCGGTGGTGTCGAGCTGCAGATAGCGGCCGGAGTAGATGGGGGCCACGGTGATGCCTGCGCCCGAAACGGGGCCGACCTTGGTGATGTGCAG from Bifidobacterium sp. ESL0728 encodes:
- a CDS encoding AAA family ATPase; its protein translation is MSTHKSDPSNDETNISDATRLSDATHLPPTSVDNEAPHGGKSAFPSLPKRSRFKGQPKPEQTTIDPSDDSTVLSSVHGVNEDETISEETILSTSMPGNGAESPVLPTENPSTAGLDGQADGSYIAPTISAIPAATNSMPIADNSVTGKTTDTPQTSALQSGYQAPSSASYATSAPASTFQAQPSAASSVSQDSLSAPYASASPVSSIITPPNDSILDFKRSFDALVDNIGKVVVGKPEPIKLCVTALMVGGHVLLEDNPGTGKTQLARGLANSIATSFKRIQFTPDLLPSDVVGVTFYDQKSGEFEFREGPIFASIVLADEINRASPKTQSALLEVMEEQKTTVDGKTYPMPQPFIVIATQNPLEQLGTYKLPEAQMDRFLIKTSVGAPGHDVSIGILRDIDITDRADTVSAVLSGDDIIRLRKTAKEVRVDDRILEYIERLVEATRLSEKLRVGSSMRGALALTRCARIWAAADARDYVLPDDVQDLAVPVLAHRIILNAETAFKGETAEQVVAQIVESVPAPAMGA
- a CDS encoding Ig-like domain-containing protein; the encoded protein is MKASRKSQGEHSIRLAFRRLNSQTNRRWLTPVLVLLLLLGIVAGAIIINTLTRTHVHLDDGTVWVTSLKDRKAARFNVKLQQANGAVAPTTPTFDVSQHDDNVILSDGAKAQGILASNLGVHGKAEVRNSTSTFIGGSTTAFLNHKTGNVWVGDSDNLDSITPKTSAPQMQLGVHGLLAVDRNGAVYGYRPADGAVIKMDDAHSVPKTLKSITDGKETNADSFTVIGDRPVIAAKQSIMWQGGSAQIDSRGPVSLQAPAVDNAQGDWVAASARNGVFTVDFKHNDKTAAFMNKGMAEVAQPVSSKGCVYAAWSQQAHNYIRLCSADGAAEASQGKGDNTKAQWQSLQSISPTSQLVFRTNHRLVVLNDVTNGNVWNPDQSNKVIKIQWRQIETKKTTNQQKNSDSANNQTQFKPTCSTKSGEIKAEDDNFGARVGSQQILDVLRNDEQTDCSVLHITKVGPVSGAGITVAPIYSGRYLQLDTTGATPGKTSFTYEINDGRGQSSSATVNLTITGGTVNQPPAQTDTPPEYDVEQGATFTVNALGSFTDPEGDPMTLVSAVAQNNNQVAISTRADGQLVFNTGSLTGGRVGVEVTVSDGMHTGTGLIFFSVRPANTLPALIDAVTKNTTPDTSTTVELKQYVHGTSAQPPVLSAVNTPTGTTTSTNSADLSFTFKASNPGTYYVPYTISQGSIEAQGLARMEVQPVTGESAKPIAANDVALLGADRTAIVEPLNNDTDPMGGVLSVTSVDVDPKLGIKTGLVAHKRVYMTARQIPTKPVKLTYTVANAAGSTRGTIVLQPPALTTANAAPKAANVTANVRTGGIVSVDVIDHVSHADGTTVKLQNTLQFSKKTFKGLVFVSGDDVRYQASNTPGVYPVTYTVRDNLGNAASGIITITVHAKDANNKPAPTPQDTQAQVAAGQKVRIPITLTGIDTDGDDDTLLGLGDKSPKMGRIDEVGANYMVYEAYGDSSGTDTFSYAVEDWTGQRAQAQIRVGVYKGTSDSGVYARDDQVTLRPNTEANVPVTQNDISGDNTDLNVDKNLQMQGIGGATVANNMISFKTPAQAGTSYIVYTVKDKAGLSDTATLTVITDPNAPIEPPTAYDYRVPSAATLDKKSVDVDLSQWIANPSGTADELKVGIDPTATDHAHVKGGAKSTTVTVDLTDEARSVPYTVTNTTYHVTSTAFVQVPQYGVFPPMLRPKAPPIKVNAKRSVNIDLADYVRVGPGKTPYVDKDSISATKSDNSDYYVNDQTLKFTAPKDYAGPASITFTVSDGKRDDNSKDKNGSKQAKIINSSVLTLPITVIGRNVPPPTFSASTISVAAGEDAKTIDLTALTHAPSGLDEDETDYSYSGGEASGSIESHLTSNGKLTVKAPTDAAVGSMSSIPITIKYSNGTVSAGLTAQVVQSTRPLAKISGVSRRMNAGDSTNVDILSDAFNPFPDTPLTVVSCQADDTAKIRIDCGSRGSIGIHAAADIGASSNTVVVNVQDATKTKEREVSATITISVIDKPDPPLLSPVAGQPADGAVNLSWTPGSANGSPISDYEVDYDGNAKSCGAVTTCNVTGLTNGRNYSFSVRAKNEAGWSRPSNGVDAMPDKVPDAPGGISVTGDYQKVTVNWDAASYTGTKPDDYLVTLSDGQSKHTNGTSQSISFNISNGAISDGTTLSAKVRGHNRAGDGLVGESSNSGTPWGDPDPPSVTLSQKDENTMKVTAKANNMRNSGCDSINIQGQGSFDCDAASTTFELNDGDYGNPMTVKATVVPKKSAANSSADSNSITPGYSVKTPTNVTLKLNGNSCKVSWQPNGRHSGFAITGSSSSTVDKDKTSYQYTIGEWQNCGSESVAQTFNNATGTAVQATSSGDLTYKVPAKFANISLTWGADHDHITVAGSINPYGQGGTTQIHIWSGDTEKTYNWINGSLDVSDLPDASTGEGYTWQVEVIGNDPALSSNTGDPANHTVSQTRIPAPLPPAPSPPSTSSPSSPSSPSTSTPSTSGGEEVESQSLVDYFPTLQRMITQRSLAIAAKQQGATR